The Engraulis encrasicolus isolate BLACKSEA-1 chromosome 11, IST_EnEncr_1.0, whole genome shotgun sequence nucleotide sequence gcaagttggcatgcatgctaatgaaaaatgcctttgagggacataaaaagtgctgtacaatctcaagttgttggttaaaaaggcgtaatgtaatgaactaacaataatcaataagaaaaaataaatttctctgtttggatgaagaatatgaagtatatgaagtaagagatgctgtaatatttaattagggtttatgcattattttttaggagatcttacattttggaagaatattttggtatgaaaccatttatgccatgtaggctacactgtttaaactcaactcacacacctcaccagatattttgatagagaaataactatatgatcttatttggaacacaagtgggcttaaatggtaccaatggcaccctttaagcccattcagacctTTCACTTTTCTCCTAAAAAAATCTTCATGTTGTACTTTAAAATATTCATCAactcagtgataaacattgagaagagaggtaagggtcattccatgtcaattcacacgccttccccacatgaccctctccgatttacccgatatctcacatacaggtaccttttgatgtcaattgaaagaataccaagtattagcaccctacgtccaacggttgcggagatgaagccctccaaagttggggtgccatgcccacttttcaagcctgtgaattgcattcaaaatttacaagcagattttgacacctctggttttagtttgaaggaagatacaggcctaaaaatcaccatggcccctcaatatgaccctgtctaccagatgatgtacttacaaatagcatgccttgattatttttggctatattaagccttaaaaactgaatttgtgaaaagcgtgatgaagagtcttgccattttggggttccagatcttggaaactatgtatgctttgggagttataattgattttccatcatattcgTGAACTGTGCTGAGATGGACAAATATTATTCATTGTTGCATTCCATGTTGTAATGTAATTTGTCGAGccggaaaagagctttcaaacaacgcCCAAATAATTTCTATGTGACAATGGATGATGACTGCACAGTGTGCCCCAACTAGTTTAGACTGTCTTGCTCCGTTTGTCTTTTAACCAAAAGTTTGGCCATAAAATATTTGATGGGgaaacatttttctttcaattttcacagtttttgtttgtttggtctctTAATCGTGAGTGCGGTGTAATCGGTTTAAATGTTCAAAAGTTATTTTGAAAATACCAGGGTGTTTCAtcattgggtcattccacgccaaatcaacaagagcccgcgcacttaggtctcaaaaaattctgaaaatattaccaagtgtacccgtggtacttaagagaaacactgtaaatttatttgaatgaaaaatgtatactttccgtgttacagccaattttactgggggaggggggtgcccattttgttcacactctttttttttgtcaaagttcacaagcccgtagctcaataactaaaccatgtaggaagctcaaatttggcatgctggtacatagataggaataatttgttgctaaactgtcagttttggtctgtatgatcctgcatcgtcatagcattccctcaaagatgatacaaattgtactgttttttggctgtgctctgtttaggccttcagaagacatatttgtgcccaatatagcctcttgattttttccgcttgtagagacaagtaggaacactctcataaaaagctataaatagaaaggaaaccccatcagtgtttgaccagaagacctcacaagtctgacaaatcattttgggtgtcattttcagagctccagaaccccttgtgggattgtccacagatttttattttatttttttcttcattctccatgaagtcttctttttaaaaatgccaatgagacttgtcttatgtgatgttttcgtttttaatttccaacctgaacatgggcaacatgcacattgagggcaacatgatttcgataacatttaatgtaaagactaaataatcaaatgcaaattttgcccggacatgatcacctgagagtccctgtgcaggggtgcaggtatccctttcaatttcaatgatttcaggagcgttcaatgtgggagcaggttcgcacaccaaaagagacagtaggtcaggcacaaagagtcatgttgttactttttttgaccagcagatggcagcggaagaaacgcatagaaaacatattgctctcaatgtgcatgttgcccatgttcaggttggaaattataaaagaaaacatcacataagacaagtctcattggcatatttaaaaagaagaattcatggagaatgaagaaaaaaataaaataaaaatctgtggacaatcccatgacacccaaaatgatttgtcaaacttgtgaggtcttctggtcaaacactgatggggtttcctttctatttatagctttttatgacaGTGTTcccacttgtctctacaaggggaaaaaatcaagaggctatgttgggcacaaatatgtcttctgaaggcctaaacagagcacagccaaaaactccagtacaatttgtatcatctttgagggaatgctatgacgatgcaggatcatacagaccaaaactgacagtttagcaacgaattattcctatctatgtaccagcatgccaaatgtgaacttcctacatggtttagttattgagctacgggcttgtgaactttgacaaaaaaaagagtgtgaacaaaatgggcacccccctcccccagtaaaattggctgtaacacggagagtatacatctttcattcaaataaatttacagtgtttctcttaagtaccacgggtacacttggtaatattttcagaattttttgagacctaagtgtgcgggctcttgttgatttggcgtggaatgaccccattttctctttctgtttctacGCATTATCTCATTACGTATTTATTCTGTTATTATCCCCAATATAATCTGTTTTCAAGGGATGGAATGATATTAAGAGGGCGTTTAACGCACTGTCTTGCTGTGTCATTGAAAGTAAATACCTAATATTACACTCTTTGTATTACCATTTGTCATTTTCAGGGGCAACCACACATTCATTTTGTCGAAAATGGTCGTTAAgttatttctgtcagaaccactcCAGTCAAAAATGAGATGGGGAAACATAGATACATTTTGGAAGCTTAATTTCTGAatgcagacatttgtgtttggcggtatggctctgtttcAAGGAAGTTCCCCTGCTTCTCCCTGAGCTCCACAAGACAGGGAAcggcagcatcctcaggtggagtgccttccatttagctggaaaggcaacataccccctagaacaagcaacaatgacaacagtatgacattgtttggcaatgattagtttgtggagcaggggaggtggtgggtgcaaaacaacaATCAAaaggcaatgacaggaaaacaaatttgatagtttaaataaagcgtgccaaaggtcagcatccaattgcgggcagcagctgattaaccaaagtgcagctgattagtggagagctgtatgggttgggtcggcgtcagccaataagCAAAGGCTACGTTGActatgtggtctgccagaactatcgcAGTTTGCTCGATTTGACATTGCGTGAAACACaccaaaatacaaaatacattttaacaAACCGGTGTATAGAGTAATTCATTGAAACATTTTATAATTTCACATtacaattataattataattatctCTAATCAATCAATACTGTCACACTTTATCAATAGTAAATAGACTTTTTATCATTCATTGGATTTGGTAGAGCAAAAGCATGGCAGTATTGATTAGAAGTGAATACAGCTGGAGTGTGTACCATTCTGGCTgtcctgtttttttattattattatttactcaaGTGTTTTCATTCCTGCTTAAttaattttttttctctttctttgctcTCAGACCTACTCAGACTCGATGAAGCGTCTTGAACTCCGCTATCGCCCCAAAGACCCATACTGCCATCCACTATATGGAAACCGGTATCCTTCCACCAACCTCCTGCTGCGGATTCGAAGACGAGTTCGCAAAGGAGACAGTCAGGAAGTTCAAATCAGCATGGAAATCCTTGGTGTTATTGAGACAACTTACAAGTTCCAAGGTGGCGTAGTGCACTACAGCCTCAGATCTTTAGTATAGTTTTTGTCATGCTTTACTTGTTATGTGGTATTGACTGGATTTCTAGAGTGTCCAAAATGATGAAGGGTATAATTGTTATTAAATATGGAATATAAAGCTGTTGCTGCAAATACAACTACAACTATGGCAATCATGGTAGGTTCTTTGTTCAGATTGACTTGTTGGGGGCCCGTTTACTGTGAAAACACttctaactacatcataacaacattgctctgaCATGACGGAGACCAttaagggtcatttcacatgaaatcagacactttgggacccgaccgacacggatttcaatcatacttactgtgcctgtttagtagcaaggtagcaccccagaactgcatttgtgtgaatctgacaccaatattaagggagaaacagactagcgaaggtttacatatgagggtaggacactatgcattcagccttgattatatcagtcagtgtaagtcacaaaaatatgtccgtggtgttatttgaaagctcttttctggctctacaaattacacaaacagcatggaacacaacaaccctcagaatatgaattatcataaattaaaaaattaaaaattgaatataataGAGAATAgaatttaaaatggccagttccttgtctaaacatagtcATGACACAacacaatgtcatgaacaacacctgacatgctggtgtttggttcttggttcgagacaatgggactcaaaaatatggcatcatacaaatcacctagtaataatatggtgataccatagtaatatcacatgacagcatgtctatcggaatatgtgaaggatggagatggtccatgaggatgcaggaagttcagtttcacctctccagtgctcggcatacattcctcaacacatgctagccactagttgccatcatatacagctacaacataccctttgatgcttgaacatttaataCAATCCTTTACTGaacttattctttcaaccctgccttctctgaatgcttaaaatggtctagcttccactgtgtccattgacaatgggcagaagccgtgtagtttttgagtacctggaatagggaccgacatgggtccagggcccaccgggaaaatgcccgttatgccagatggccagtccagccctgtccctgacactactctattactacttcattacaactcatttcaacctttatgtcccattatctctgaaatgaataaagaaccaaacaccccattttcaggtgttgtttatgaccttacaggctatgtttagacaagaaaccagccattttaaaatataagtttttttgatattcaatttttaatttttcaatgtatcataattcatattctgaaggttgttgtattccatgctgtttgagtaatttgtagagccagaaaagagctttcaaataacaccacggacatatttttgtgacttacactgactgatataatcaaggctgaatgcatagtgtcctaccctcatatgtaaacctttgctagtctgtttctcccttaatattggtgtcagattcacaaaaatgcagttctggggtgctaccttgctactaaacaggcacagcaagtatgattgaaatccgtgtcggtcgggtcccaaagtgtctgatttcacgtgacatgacccttaagtaacagattacaaTTCCACAATAAGGTTGTAACAGGGGCTCTTTGAAAAATTAAATGTTgtgatgatatatatatatatatatatatatatatatatatatatatatatatatatatttgctgggttttttttgtttgttttcacagCAATGGCAGAAATCCAGTATCTTGCTGCACACTCAGAACCAGACAAGACCTGGACTTCATTATACAACAAAGTGATTTTGCACCAGCCTGAAAAAAAGGAGTTTTTCGACCAGAATGTGCCTCTCTTTCTGCCCCCACCTATCTTCTCTCGTCTGGACAACTCTGTAGACTACTATTACCGGCCAGACATACAGCACAAGTCAGTACAGCTCATCTTTGTGCTAGTGCTATCTTtatctagagcagtgtttttaAATCACTGTGATGCGGAACACTAATGTGCCTtgagagatcatctggtgtgccgTGGAAATTCATAGAATAACTGTATATTGTTAATACTGTATAGGCAACATAGAACATACAGTGGTTTTAAATGACACCAGATGAAATTTGTTTGGTTGAAACATTGAGTCTCACTAAATAAGTCACAGCAAGGGGGCTCTTGTGGTATGCAGATATTGCCAGGTATTATATATACACTGTAACTAGCACCCGTAACAATTGGTTTTGGGATCTGCACACATTTTGCTGCTTTAGGCTAAGTTTAAACACAACGTCAGAAGGCTGAGCTGTGTGTTGTTTTTGGGTCCACAGAGAGGGCTGTGGTCCACCGGTGGCCTCCAGCGAGAACCTGATAGGCCTCAGTCGAGCGCGGCGGCCACACAACGCCATCTTTGTACCTTTTGAAGAGAAGGAGATTCCCTCTGAACCCCTGGAGGCCGCCAAGCTGAACTGGAAGAAAGTCAGCATCCATCCTTGTGATAAGAGGGTGGAAGAAGAAAttcgaaaggtgtgtgtgtgtgtgtgtatgatgaattgaaaaatagcctgtaaggtcatgaacaacaccttaaagtggtgtgtgtggttctttattcatttaagagataatgggacataaaggttgaaatgggttgtaataaagtagtaatagagtagtgtcagggacagggctggactggccatctggcatagcgggcattttcctcgtgggcccctattccaggtactcaaaagcCACACAGCTTATGCCCATGGTCAATGGACACAGTAGACAGGGTCCCCGCGGggcattaaaaagtattaaaaagcattacatTTAGAACATGTGATTTAAGGCCGTGAAAAGCATTACATTTAGCTACTTTTTGAGGTGTGGCATTAAATTTGATTTGTCTGAGCAAGATACTtgaaattgctcctggtggcagggtggtaccctgcatggcagccactgccactcctgagtgtgaatgggtgaatatgaGGCATAGCATACGGTACAAAGTAAAGAGCTTTGAATGCTTGAAGGAATActcaaatgcagtccatttagctTTTTAATTGTATCTGCTGCCTCTGTCGTCCTTTTGACGTGGATACAGCTCGGCGCTACAATATGGTGTGTTTTATAAGTCCAAGCAGCAAATAGCCTGTATTACATTGATTTCATTGATTGATTTCCTTATCTCAAAGTTTTCCATTCATCACCCTCttcgtgactctctctctctctctctctatctctatctctttctttctctctctctctctctctctctctctctatctctatctctttctctctctctctctctctctctctctctctctctctctctctctctctctctctctctctctctctctgtctcgctctctctgtctcgctctccctcACCCCCGCAGTTGTTTGAGAGACGGCCCATCTGGTCCCGTAATGCGGTCAAGGCCAACATCGATGTGCATCCGGAAAAGCTGAAGTTGCTCCTGCCCTACGTGGCATATTACATGGTGAGCGTGTGAACAGACCAGGCCTCCAGGCCAACAGGCACTCAACATCAGGCTCCATTTTGTCTGGTCTTGGTATAGTGAGCCAGCAGAGGTTAACAACAGTTCATTGACCGCGAGAAACCCCTCCTgttaaccagggcttgacattaacatttAACTCACTTTTTGCTcactggccacagtggctagtgttTTCCCACAGTCATTAGCCATTCAGCCTCTCTACTAGCCACAGTgttgttgtcagtattttttttagaCATGTTTTCCTTACCATGATACATCTAAGCTCAGAAAATGATAAACCAAGACAATAGTGGTGTGCCTTGGCAATGCCCTCACAAttcaattcgattacgattctggAGGTTTGAATCAATTCAatccaattctacgatgcattgccatgcattacattttctactgaaagcaaggcaaatttttcatcagtcataagGCAATATAAGcaatcagatactgaacaacattttactggttgttttctgtatcagtcttgccgttttcaatgTTTGGAAGTGCTTTCATtcaaatttaatttaattaaacgttcatttgctccggaaatatcctCTGAAGTAATTGACATATTGAACAAATATGCCTCATTGATTATGACCCTtcccgaatcgattattgaattgtcctgccccgcattgtgatgcattgcagaattgattattgttgacaccactacaagaCAATCAGTGCTATAATcatagtgtgttaaatgaaaccacctacagtatatcagacaaaaaaaatctaaatgtaACATAAGGTGAGAAAATAGGATGTATGCTACTATGGTATGTCATACCCAAGACTTAATTGAATAGTGAGAGTAAAATTGTTACTAGCGACGGCCACGTTTTATCCATTTTTGGCCAGATTCTATGGTgccaattagggctgcacaattaatcgaaaataaccGAAAATCGCCGTtaaagtcgaaattttaatcgtgatttaatcgtggcaatagtgacctacttttgagagcgtccttgaagccagaacatctgtccacctaagtttcatgctattgcctttacataattattacaattaattttattttgctcatcccgtatatagttaattcttggttatatttcatcttgttataactttcaaaaaaatctgcagaaaatcaataatcgtgattaataatcgtgattacgattttgacgaaaataatcgtgattatgattttttttcccattatcgtgcagccctagtgccaATGTAAAGCCCTTGTCGTCAACCCCTGCCCCCCTTTCTAGTCTGGTGTGGGTTTGTAAAAGAAACCAATAATgttatggagagagaaaaaaaatcacaaaaccgTGTTTATGATGCTAAATGGGAAGATCATATTTAGGTTCAAACTACTGTCATTTGGTTATAGGCACAGGTACAGGCACAGGTACAGACACAGATATCGACAAGGTGTTGCTAAAGCactttgtgtgcattttttttgtcaatGTACTGTGGTACTGGTCCGtgttggcatgatcatctacaagTGCTTGATGTTAAAAAAAAGCATGTGAGAATAATGCCCTgatacaatactgccctacagtacaaaggcaaagtgcagtaactacgccagtggttctcaacctttgttgaaacgcccccttgtcctaatcacaagcctcccaatgcccctttggcatcatcataagactgacaacgccccccttagtattaaaaaaattaaatggactaatgccctccaatggcaaccaagcaccgccctctctcagctgtatagagcttgaaagtgacgtcacttcccccgatttcatgggacctcaacggcgtttttagccgaaaatcgaagcatgtaatccaatggcggtattaaaatgatatttcgatcccctccgtgttgtgccacgagctccacatatgttgtttctgatatttgttGATAATTGTTTCATTTTTCGTACGAactcctaaactttttagaaagctgtgttactgtgttcacatttttcatgtagacggcctcggaacaaaacattgatacttctgtatGAATAAtatttatctagcctcttaaacgacatatttgtagcccagcgcatataatcactgagatttactcgctaccatgttgttagatggtcagcttaggtcctgtgaaatgcgcaactaaggggcgggactttcaagctctatccttctcaacgcccccctagagctctccagtgccccctggagggctgtaccgcccctgttgagaaacactaagctaCGCCAACTttcaaactgagaaaaatgcgttcaaagccttggtattaggtttgaTATTGTAgccactgcaaatttgacatagcaatagctcagaaatgggacacatttggaccaaaaGGCTTtgtaggtgtaatgaagaccatttcagtataaacttaattttgacaaaatgtgtagttactgcactttaccttaGTAGGGCAGAATAGCCTCTATAGCCATAGTAAGGCAGCtgaaagttccacatgcccccctcccctcctcgagCACCTGCTGGTATATTAGTCAGCTGGTGCACATTGATTCATGTACTAGATGGGGCTTTTACTTTATGAAGCTTGAAAGTCATCATGTCCTAGAATTGAAATAATCAGTATGTTAACtttttttgcaatgcatttcaattattttttatcTCTTTGCATCACAAGTTGACTGGGCCTTGGAGGAGCTTGTGGGTGAGATTTGGCTATGACCCTCGGAAAAATCCAGAAGCGAAAATCTACCAAGTGCTGGACTTTCGAATACGCTGTGGGATGAAACATGGTGAGAGTTGCAAAGTCCACTGGCAATCAATTTTGAACTAAAGATTTTATCAACACAATATTGGAGA carries:
- the gtf3c5 gene encoding general transcription factor 3C polypeptide 5 isoform X1; this translates as MTSDIPKSLAFEQSEGDAPNEATFKNASSIITGNSASVNLPDNKLVCVEYPGIFNNVDKMLDTLGGERGLTKTYSDSMKRLELRYRPKDPYCHPLYGNRYPSTNLLLRIRRRVRKGDSQEVQISMEILGVIETTYKFQAMAEIQYLAAHSEPDKTWTSLYNKVILHQPEKKEFFDQNVPLFLPPPIFSRLDNSVDYYYRPDIQHKEGCGPPVASSENLIGLSRARRPHNAIFVPFEEKEIPSEPLEAAKLNWKKVSIHPCDKRVEEEIRKLFERRPIWSRNAVKANIDVHPEKLKLLLPYVAYYMLTGPWRSLWVRFGYDPRKNPEAKIYQVLDFRIRCGMKHGYAAGDMPVKAKRSAYHYSLYTSFNKSGPPPASLKDITEENPSSSRRSGEPRHRLKESIFRFHEGMLPPYRQMFYQLCDLEVDQIQSIIHRNDGKEEVCDERDGWCMARTADELRDIMSLMIKKTIRESKGHSTAGLFHTPKTKEKSVTGISKRDYDEEEEDDEDEEYQPSDGSENEMETEILDYM
- the gtf3c5 gene encoding general transcription factor 3C polypeptide 5 isoform X2, yielding MTSDIPKSLAFEQSEGDAPNEATFKNASSIITGNSASVNLPDNKLVCVEYPGIFNNVDKMLDTLGGERGLTKTYSDSMKRLELRYRPKDPYCHPLYGNRYPSTNLLLRIRRRVRKGDSQEVQISMEILGVIETTYKFQAMAEIQYLAAHSEPDKTWTSLYNKVILHQPEKKEFFDQNVPLFLPPPIFSRLDNSVDYYYRPDIQHKEGCGPPVASSENLIGLSRARRPHNAIFVPFEEKEIPSEPLEAAKLNWKKVSIHPCDKRVEEEIRKLFERRPIWSRNAVKANIDVHPEKLKLLLPYVAYYMLTGPWRSLWVRFGYDPRKNPEAKIYQVLDFRIRCGMKHGYAAGDMPVKAKRSAYHYSLYTSFNKSGPPPASLKDITEENPSSSRRSGEPRHRLKESIFRFHEGMLPPYRQMFYQLCDLEVDQIQSIIHRNDGKEEVCDERDGWCMARTADELRDIMSLMIKKTIRESKGHSTGLFHTPKTKEKSVTGISKRDYDEEEEDDEDEEYQPSDGSENEMETEILDYM